The segment TAATCTTTTCTATCCATCATTTCTCTTGCCATGATTGCCTGTCTTGGTTCATCTGGATCCCAGAGCGCAATTCCTCCCAGATTTTGAATAAACAGGACACAGCATGTGAGAATGATTATAATTGCTTTCATAAATAGAAAATTGTAATTATTATAAGCTTCAGGTTAAAGTTTGGAACATGCAACATATAATCTGCAAATATTCTTCAACTAATCACCGGGTAATAAGATTTTATATTCTAATATTTGACATTTTTCAATATTTTTTATACCATATCAGTTTGCACATTAATGAAAGAGAGCGAAACAAAAGAGGATATATACAAAAGAGCGAGAGACCAGCACACAACGCTCGATAGAAGGCTGCTAATGCTGCTCAGGAAGCCTTATCTCACCGCACAGGAAGAATTGGAAATAAAAGTTTTGAAGAAGAAAAAACTTTTTCTTAAAGACGTTATGGAAAGAATGAAAGAAGTAATAAACAAAGAGGAGAAGTAATTGAAAAAAACAGGAGCACAAATTTTTATTGAGTCCCTGAGAATGGAAGGGGTGGATACTATTTTCTGTTATCCGGGCGGAGCAACTCTGTATATCACCGATGCACTTTACTATGCTTCCGATATTAAGCAGATTATAGTAAGGCACGAACAGGGTGCGGTACACGCCTCAGACGGCTATTCAAGGGCCTCGGGCAAGGTCGGGGTATCTCTTGTAACATCAGGTCCTGGTGCAACAAATACGGTTACCGGTATTGCCACTGCGTATATGGATTCTATCCCGCTCGTAATATTTTCCTGTCAGGTCAACACAATGCTCATCGGAAATGATGCCTTTCAGGAAGCCGATATTATAGGCATTACAAGACCCTGTACAAAGCATAGTTATCTTGTAAGAGATGTAAATGATCTTGCAAGGATTATAAAAGAGGCTTTTTATATTGCAAGATCCGGAAGACCGGGACCTGTCCTTGTTGATATACCGAAAGATGTTTCTGCAAATATAGGGGAATTCAAATACACTGACAAGGTGTCAATCCGCAGTTATAAACCTACATATATAGGACATGCAGGTCAGATAAAAAAGGCGATAAAGCTGATAGCATCTTCAAAACGGCCGGTACTTTACACTGGCGGCGGCATTATTTCATCAGGCGCATCTGCAGAGCTTCTTAAATTCGCTGAAAAACTTTCTATACCGGTAACAAACACACTGATGGGCCTTGGCGGTTTTCCCGGCAATCACCCCCTGTTCCTCGGTATGCTCGGTATGCACGGAACGTATGCGGCAAATATGGCAATAACAGAATCGGATGTGGTAATTGCAGTTGGTGCAAGGTTTGACGACAGGGCAACGGGCAAGGTGGATGAGTTTGCGGCCCATGCAAAGATCATCCATGTTGATATTGACCCTACTTCTATCAGCAAAAATATTAAAGTAGATATTCCAATAGTCGGCGATTCAAGACATGTGCTCAAAAAAATGCTGGATTTTATCGAAGAAGACAAAGAAGACACCAAGGATTATCCTGCATCAATTTCCGAATGGACCAAACAGACAAAGAAATGGCAGAAAGAATATCCCCTTACTTATTTAAAAGACGGCACATTGAAACCGCAATATGTTATCGAGAAGATATTCGAGCTTACAAAAGGAAAGGCAATAATTGCAACAGAAGTAGGACAGAACCAGATGTGGACAGCCCAGTTTTATAAATTTTTAAAGCCGAGAAGCATTTTAACATCAGGAGGTCTCGGCACCATGGGCTACGGGTTCCCGGCAAGTATCGGCGCCCAGGTGGCTTTTCCTGATAAGCTTGTTATAAATATGGCCGGTGACGGGAGCATCCAGATGAATATTCAGGAGCTTGCAACTGCAGTCCAGTTCAATTTGCCTGTTAAGGTCGTCATATTGAATAATAGATATCTCGGTATGGTAAGACAATGGCAGGAGCTTTTTTATGAAAAACGATATAACTGGACACAGATGGACCATGCCCCTGACTTCGTAAAGCTTGCAGAGGCATATGGAGCAGCCGGGTACAGGATAGAAAAGGAGGACGAGGTAGAAACGGTTTTAAAGGAAGCCTTTCAGAACGGCAGACCGACATTGATTGATGTCCGGATAAACCCGGATGAAAGCGTCTATCCTATGGTGCCTGCCGGTGCGCCGTTAAGTGAAATGCTTCTTGTTTAGGAGGAAAGACTTTGAGACATACCATATCTGTACTAGTTGAAAATGAATTTGGCGTACTTTCGAGAATTGCAGGTCTATTCAGCGGCAGGGGCTTCAATATTGAAAGTCTCTGTGTGGCTGAGACCCTTGACCCTACTATTTCCACAATGACTATTGTGACAAACGGCAATGATGCTATTCTTGAACAGATATTAAAGCAGTTGAACAAATTGATCAATGTTATCAAAGTAATAGATTTTCAAGGCTTGGATTATGTTTCCCGTGAAATGGTTCTTGTAAAAGTTCATGCCGATGAAAAAACAAGGGAAGAATTGCTGAGGATGACAGAAATATTCAGAGGAAAGATTATTGATGTTTCTTTAAAGACGTATACAATCATGATTACCGGGGACGAAGAAAAAATAAAGGCATTCTTAAACCTTATAAAACCGCTTGGGATTAAGGAACTTGTAAGGACGGGACCGATAGCTATGATAAGAGGGGATAAGACTATAAAAGCGAGTGAAAAACACTCAAAAGGAGGAGAAGATGGCAAAAATGTATTATGATAAAGACGCAGACCTTGGGGTTTTAAAAGGCTCTAAGGTGGCTATTATCGGTTATGGAAGTCAGGGACATTCCCAGGCGCAAAACCTGAGGGACAGCGGTGTTGATGTCATCGTTGCAGAGCTTGAGGGAACTCCGAACTATAAGATTGCAAAAGATCATGGTTTCAAACCTGTTTCCGCAACGCAAGCATCAAAAGAAGCAAATATTATCCAGATACTTGCTCAGGATAATCTCCAGGCAACACTGTATCAAAACGAGATAGAAAAAAACATGAAAAAAGGGAAAACTCTTGTGTTTTCACACGGGTTCAACATTCATTACAATCAGATTGTGCCTCCGGCCGATGTTGATGTCATTATGGTAGCGCCTAAAGGCCCGGGACATCTTGTAAGAAGGGAATTCGAAAGAGGTGCAGGTGTTCCCTCATTAATAGCTATTTATCAGGATGCTTCAGGAAAGGCAAAGAAAAAAGCACTTGCTTATGCAAAAGGTATTGGTGCGACAAGAGCCGGTGTTATCGAAACCACATTTGCGGAAGAGACCGAAACTGATCTTTTCGGTGAACAGGCAGTGCTTTGCGGCGGCGCTTCAGAACTTATCAAGGCAGGATTCGATACGCTGGTAGAAGCAGGTTATCAGCCTGAGATCGCCTACTTCGAATGTCTCCATGAATTGAAACTTATCGTGGATTTGATCTATGAAGGCGGTATAGCCAATATGCGTTATTCTATCAGTGATACCGCGGAATATGGCGATATTACAAGAGGAAAAAGGGTAATATCTGAGGAAACACGGGAAGAGATGAGGTTAATTCTTGATGAAATTCAAAGTGGAGAATTTGCAAAAGAATGGATTCTTGAAAATATGGCAGGAAGACCTGTATATAGCTCTCTGAAAAGAATCGAAAACGAGCATCTGATAGAAAAGGTAGGAAAACAATTACGGTCAATGATGGGTTGGATCGGGAGAAAAGATTGAGGCAAATGCCTGTTGCGAGGGAGGGGTTAACTCTGATAACCCTTTCCCTCGTTCTTGCAATCCTGTTTTTTCTACTTGATCTTAATGTGCCTGCCTTTGTTTTGTGCTTTTTCTTTTTTTTCTGTCTGTTTTTTTTTAGAAATCCGAAAAGACATCATTCTGACAATCAGGACGAGTTTATTTCACCTGCCGACGGGAAGGTTATGGAGGTCAGGGAAATAGAAAAAGGCGAATTTTTGGACAGGATATCACAAAGGGTCAGCATATTCATGTCTCTGACCGATGTTCATGTTAACAGGGCTCCCTGCGAAGGGAAAGTTGTGAAAGTTGAGCACAGGAGGGGAGATTTCGCCCTTGCATTCAAGAAGGATATAGACAAAGAAAATGAAAGAAACTATATCCTTATTGAATGCAAGGGCGAAGAGAGAGTTCTCCTTGTACAGGTGGCAGGTTTTCTTGCAAGGCGCATTACCTCCTATGTAAAGGAAGGAGATCTTGTGAAAAAAGGCGACCCCGTTGGTATCATTGCCTTCGGGTCCAGGGTGGACATTTGCATTCCAAAAGGATATGATATTGTGGTATCATCAGGAAATAAAGTAAAAGCCGGGGTAACTGTTCTGGCAAAAAAACAGGAGTGTGCATGAGGCGAAGAAGGAGTAAAGGAATATATATCTTGCCGAACCTTCTGACATCTGTCAGCCTTTTTGCAGGATTTTATTCTATTATTGCGACTATCGATAAAAAATTCACCTATGCTGCTATTGCTATATTTGTATCAAGTATTTTTGATATGCTGGACGGGCGTGTAGCCCGTATGACAGGCTCAACCAGCCGTTTCGGCGTTGAGTATGATTCTCTGTCGGACCTAATAGCCTTTGGTGTGGCGCCGGGACTTCTTGTATACATATGGGCGCTTAAAGGGTACGGAAGATTCGGGTGGCTGGCTGCATTCCTCTATGTGGCATGCGGCGCCCTGAGACTCGCGCGATTCAACATACAATCCGACGGGATGCAGAAAAATCAGTTTCTGGGACTTCCCATACCTGCTGCAGCTACAACTATTGCAGGCAGCGTACTCTTCAGCTCCTGGCTTGGTCACTGGGGCATGGACCTTAAGACAATCCTTATGCCTATCCTGATATATATCCTTGCATTTCTAATGGTAAGCGATGTACGGTATGCAAGTTTCAAGGATATGACATTTTTCAGGGGAAGGCCTTTTCGTTCCACTGTTGCTGCTATTCTGCTTATTGTAGTGATATCTACGGAACATGAAGTAACGCTTTTCGGGCTGCCTTTTATGTATCTTCTGTCTGGACCGGTATATACGCTACTTCGGAGAAAAAAGATTATTCTTGATAACGCTAATTCTTCCCATCACAAAGAGACGATAACAAATCAAGATGATCATCTATAAAACCGTCTGCCGGTATTTTACTGTTTTTGTATGCGATAAATTTAACACCTGAAGAAGCTGCAGTCTTTCCGTCAACCTCGGAATCTCCAATATATAGAACTCTCTCCCGGTTTATGTTTAATGTCTGCAATATTTTTTCTACAGACTCAGGATCGGGTTTAGGTTTTACATCCAGCGCAGTAACCACCATATCAAAATAAGGCGTAAGACCAAATTGTACCATAATGTTTTTCATTGTTGTGGTCCTGTTTGTGCTTATAGCCAGCAATATACCTCTCTCCTTTAATATAGTTAATGTTTCAAGAAGATTGGGTTCCATTTTGAGGTGTACGAGAAAATCACTAAAGTTGAGATCGTTTTTCCAAAAATCCAGGGCTTTTTTTTCCAATTCCTTATTATCCTGAAAAAGAATATGAATAGATTCAAAGACGGTATGAGTGTGGCAGTAATGAAGTTCAGCTTTTGAAATGGGAAACCTCCCCATAGATACCGCTATGTGGTTGTATAGTCTGTAGTTTGTTTCAAGGGAGTCAAAGAGCACCCCGTCACAATCATATATGATGCAATCAATCTGCCATGGGCCATTATTTCGGGTAATGTTATTCGTCAGGTTTTGGATTTTGGGCTGGTTTGTTTTCATAGGCAAGAGTTTAATACTATTTGGGATAAAATCAAGCAAAAAGAGCCAATGGAGCTGATAGCCGCTTTTGATTTATCACCATCTTCCGACAAAATCTTTGAAGACTAACGCCGGAATATGAAAAATTATAGTTTTTTAACTGTTCAATTATGTTACAATAATTCGCTGATAAAAACTTGGAGGTGAAAGTATGATAAGTGTTTCCATTCCCGGATGGGGCGATCTTGACATAGAATATCTTGTTATTGATTATAACGGGACCTGTGCCACTGACGGGAAGCTTAAAGAAGGGGTTAAAGAATTACTTGAAAAAGTTTCAAGATATATAAAAATATTTATAATAACGGCAGATTCTTACGAGAACGTTGATAATGAAGTCAACATAATAGGCTTTAAAGTTCTCAAGGTAAAAAAAGAAGGAAGCGGCGTTGAGAAGGCAAGGATAATTAAAGAACTTGGGCCTGAAAAGGTTGTGGCTATCGGGAACGGGGCAAATGATGTAATGATGCTTAAAGAAGCATCGCTTGGAATTGGAGTTATCGGGGATGAAGGTTGTTCAAAGGATATATTAAAAGAAGCTGATCTTGTTGTTAAAGATATTACACACGCTCTGAACGTCGTTTTGCATCCTGAAAGGCTTGTAGCAACATTGAGAGACTGATACCGCATAGAGCGTATTATGGAAAAAAGGTTCAAAGACCCGTTGTCCTGCGCTCTGTCCGAATTCAATACATATAATCATGATTAGTAATTTTATTAAAAAAATCATAGGCACTAAGAACGAACGGGAATTGAAGAGGATTCAGCCCATTGTGGAACAGGTGGCAAGCTTCGAAGAGAAGTTTAGGAACTTTTCCGATGATGAACTGAAACGGCAGACCCCGTTATTTAAAGAAAGGATAGAACAGGGTGCAAGTCTCGATGTAATTCTTCCGGAGGTATTTGCAACCGTACGAGAGACAGCAAGGCGGGTAATCAATATGAGGCACTTTGATGTGCAGATTATCGGCGGTGTTGTCCTTCATGAAGGGAAGATTGCCGAGATGGCGACGGGCGAAGGCAAGACCCTTGTTGCTACCCTGCCCGTATATTTAAATGCCCTTACAGGCCTTGGCGTTCATTTGGTTACTGTGAATGACTACCTTGCAAAGAGGGATGCTGAATGGATGGGCCCTGTTTACACATTTCTTGGCCTCTCAGTGGGCGTAATCCTTAATCCGCTGGATGATGATGAGAGGAAGATTGCCTATGCCTGCGATGTAACATATGGGACAAACAACGAATTCGGTTTTGACTATTTAAGGGACAACATGAAATATTCCCTTGAGGACTGTGCCCAGAGGGATTATAACTTTGCAATCGTTGACGAGGTAGATAGCATACTCGTAGACGAGGCACGGACACCACTTATTATTTCCGGCGCTTCAGAAGAATCTACGGACAAATATTACAAGATCAACAGGTTCATGCATCAACTCAAAAAAGATAAGGATTTCATGATTGACGAGAAGGCAAGAAGCGCCTATCTGACAGAAGAAGGTGTTGCTAAGATCGAACGGCTTATCAATATTGATAACCTCTATGATCCGAAGTACGTTGATCTCCTGCACCATGTTAATCAGGCCTTAAAGGCCCATAACCTGTTTACCAGGGATGTAGATTATATAGTGAAAGATGGGAAGGTTGTTATTGTTGATGAATTTACAGGCAGGCTAATGTCGGGCAGGCGCTTCAGCGACGGGCTTCACCAGGCTCTGGAAGCAAAAGAGAATGTGAAGATTGAGGGAGAAAATCAAACCCTTGCAACAGTAACCTTTCAGAATTACTTCAGGATGTACAAGAAACTTGCAGGCATGACAGGCACTGCCGATACCGAGGCGGTCGAGTTCAAAAAGATCTACAACCTTGATGTTATGGTAATACCGACAAACAGACAGCTCATAAGAACCAACTATCCCGATGTTGTTTACAGAACAGAGAAAGAAAAATTCAAGGCTGTTGTGAACGAGATCGAGGAGTTTTATAAGCAGGGAAGGCCCGTGCTTGTTGGAACTCTGTCTATTGATAAATCGGAGCGGGTATCGGAGATGTTAAAAAGGAAAGGCGTACCCCATCATGTACTTAATGCCAAGATTCATGAGAGGGAGGCAGAAATTGTCGCCCAGGCAGGAAGTCTCAAGGCAGTCACTATATCCACAAATATGGCAGGAAGGGGTACGGATATTCTCCTCGGAGGCAATCCTGAATTCCTTGCCCTCAGCATGTGTAAAGGGCGGAAAGGAACTGAAGAGTTTGAACAGGCGCTGATCGAAGCGAAGAAAAGTTGTGAAAAAGATAAAGCAGAAGTTATAAGGCTTGGAGGCCTTCATATTCTTGGCACGGAAAGGCATGAATCGAGAAGGATTGACAATCAACTAAGGGGGAGATCAGGCAGGCAGGGCGACCCCGGTTCTTCAAGGTTTTATGTCTCTCTGGAAGATGAAATTATGAGGATCTTTGGTTCCGAGAAGGTTTCACCCATGCTCGGGAAGCTCGGTATGACGGAGGATATGCCTATTGAACACCCCTTTATAACCAAGGCCATAGAAAATGCACAGAACAGGGTTGAGGGACACAATTTTGAAATAAGAAAATACCTCCTTGAGTATGACAATGT is part of the Pseudomonadota bacterium genome and harbors:
- a CDS encoding DUF465 domain-containing protein, translated to MKESETKEDIYKRARDQHTTLDRRLLMLLRKPYLTAQEELEIKVLKKKKLFLKDVMERMKEVINKEEK
- the ilvB gene encoding biosynthetic-type acetolactate synthase large subunit; amino-acid sequence: MKKTGAQIFIESLRMEGVDTIFCYPGGATLYITDALYYASDIKQIIVRHEQGAVHASDGYSRASGKVGVSLVTSGPGATNTVTGIATAYMDSIPLVIFSCQVNTMLIGNDAFQEADIIGITRPCTKHSYLVRDVNDLARIIKEAFYIARSGRPGPVLVDIPKDVSANIGEFKYTDKVSIRSYKPTYIGHAGQIKKAIKLIASSKRPVLYTGGGIISSGASAELLKFAEKLSIPVTNTLMGLGGFPGNHPLFLGMLGMHGTYAANMAITESDVVIAVGARFDDRATGKVDEFAAHAKIIHVDIDPTSISKNIKVDIPIVGDSRHVLKKMLDFIEEDKEDTKDYPASISEWTKQTKKWQKEYPLTYLKDGTLKPQYVIEKIFELTKGKAIIATEVGQNQMWTAQFYKFLKPRSILTSGGLGTMGYGFPASIGAQVAFPDKLVINMAGDGSIQMNIQELATAVQFNLPVKVVILNNRYLGMVRQWQELFYEKRYNWTQMDHAPDFVKLAEAYGAAGYRIEKEDEVETVLKEAFQNGRPTLIDVRINPDESVYPMVPAGAPLSEMLLV
- the ilvN gene encoding acetolactate synthase small subunit — protein: MRHTISVLVENEFGVLSRIAGLFSGRGFNIESLCVAETLDPTISTMTIVTNGNDAILEQILKQLNKLINVIKVIDFQGLDYVSREMVLVKVHADEKTREELLRMTEIFRGKIIDVSLKTYTIMITGDEEKIKAFLNLIKPLGIKELVRTGPIAMIRGDKTIKASEKHSKGGEDGKNVL
- the ilvC gene encoding ketol-acid reductoisomerase, with the protein product MAKMYYDKDADLGVLKGSKVAIIGYGSQGHSQAQNLRDSGVDVIVAELEGTPNYKIAKDHGFKPVSATQASKEANIIQILAQDNLQATLYQNEIEKNMKKGKTLVFSHGFNIHYNQIVPPADVDVIMVAPKGPGHLVRREFERGAGVPSLIAIYQDASGKAKKKALAYAKGIGATRAGVIETTFAEETETDLFGEQAVLCGGASELIKAGFDTLVEAGYQPEIAYFECLHELKLIVDLIYEGGIANMRYSISDTAEYGDITRGKRVISEETREEMRLILDEIQSGEFAKEWILENMAGRPVYSSLKRIENEHLIEKVGKQLRSMMGWIGRKD
- a CDS encoding phosphatidylserine decarboxylase family protein; amino-acid sequence: MPVAREGLTLITLSLVLAILFFLLDLNVPAFVLCFFFFFCLFFFRNPKRHHSDNQDEFISPADGKVMEVREIEKGEFLDRISQRVSIFMSLTDVHVNRAPCEGKVVKVEHRRGDFALAFKKDIDKENERNYILIECKGEERVLLVQVAGFLARRITSYVKEGDLVKKGDPVGIIAFGSRVDICIPKGYDIVVSSGNKVKAGVTVLAKKQECA
- the pssA gene encoding CDP-diacylglycerol--serine O-phosphatidyltransferase, with the protein product MRRRRSKGIYILPNLLTSVSLFAGFYSIIATIDKKFTYAAIAIFVSSIFDMLDGRVARMTGSTSRFGVEYDSLSDLIAFGVAPGLLVYIWALKGYGRFGWLAAFLYVACGALRLARFNIQSDGMQKNQFLGLPIPAAATTIAGSVLFSSWLGHWGMDLKTILMPILIYILAFLMVSDVRYASFKDMTFFRGRPFRSTVAAILLIVVISTEHEVTLFGLPFMYLLSGPVYTLLRRKKIILDNANSSHHKETITNQDDHL
- a CDS encoding HAD-IA family hydrolase — translated: MKTNQPKIQNLTNNITRNNGPWQIDCIIYDCDGVLFDSLETNYRLYNHIAVSMGRFPISKAELHYCHTHTVFESIHILFQDNKELEKKALDFWKNDLNFSDFLVHLKMEPNLLETLTILKERGILLAISTNRTTTMKNIMVQFGLTPYFDMVVTALDVKPKPDPESVEKILQTLNINRERVLYIGDSEVDGKTAASSGVKFIAYKNSKIPADGFIDDHLDLLSSLCDGKN
- a CDS encoding HAD family hydrolase, whose amino-acid sequence is MISVSIPGWGDLDIEYLVIDYNGTCATDGKLKEGVKELLEKVSRYIKIFIITADSYENVDNEVNIIGFKVLKVKKEGSGVEKARIIKELGPEKVVAIGNGANDVMMLKEASLGIGVIGDEGCSKDILKEADLVVKDITHALNVVLHPERLVATLRD
- the secA gene encoding preprotein translocase subunit SecA, translating into MISNFIKKIIGTKNERELKRIQPIVEQVASFEEKFRNFSDDELKRQTPLFKERIEQGASLDVILPEVFATVRETARRVINMRHFDVQIIGGVVLHEGKIAEMATGEGKTLVATLPVYLNALTGLGVHLVTVNDYLAKRDAEWMGPVYTFLGLSVGVILNPLDDDERKIAYACDVTYGTNNEFGFDYLRDNMKYSLEDCAQRDYNFAIVDEVDSILVDEARTPLIISGASEESTDKYYKINRFMHQLKKDKDFMIDEKARSAYLTEEGVAKIERLINIDNLYDPKYVDLLHHVNQALKAHNLFTRDVDYIVKDGKVVIVDEFTGRLMSGRRFSDGLHQALEAKENVKIEGENQTLATVTFQNYFRMYKKLAGMTGTADTEAVEFKKIYNLDVMVIPTNRQLIRTNYPDVVYRTEKEKFKAVVNEIEEFYKQGRPVLVGTLSIDKSERVSEMLKRKGVPHHVLNAKIHEREAEIVAQAGSLKAVTISTNMAGRGTDILLGGNPEFLALSMCKGRKGTEEFEQALIEAKKSCEKDKAEVIRLGGLHILGTERHESRRIDNQLRGRSGRQGDPGSSRFYVSLEDEIMRIFGSEKVSPMLGKLGMTEDMPIEHPFITKAIENAQNRVEGHNFEIRKYLLEYDNVMNKQRETVYGMRMEMMDNTDVREQIVNMIDEICEGLVNEYAPEKVYPEEWDIATLKMRIYETFFFHIDLDPIDFKTITRAGFFDMVREKVFNVYKNKEENFGKDEIRALERFINLHSLDAHWKEHLLSLDHLKEGIGLRGYGQKDPLREYQRESFELFLDMLDEVKLDTVKKLYAVQPAKEELVHEEPVIFMNRGDGTALQQNETQKDKKIGRNDLCPCGSGKKYKKCCGR